The genome window AGCGGGCCGAGCGGCTTCACAAACTGGAGGAACTCCGCAAACTGGGGATCAACCCTTATCCCGCCAAATACCAGGCCACCCATACCGCCGCCCAGATACTAAAGGACGCCGAGCAGTTCATCGTTTCCCAGGAAACGGTGGACATCGCCGGGCGGATCACCGCGGTGCGGGGGCACGGCAAGGCCTCGTTCTTCCAGCTGTCCGACCCCAGCGGCAAGATCCAGTGCTATGCCAAGCTGGACATCGTGGGGGCCGAGGCCTACCAGGCCTTCAAGCTTTACGACATCGGCGACTTCGTGGGCGTCCAGGGCCCGGTGTTCAAGACCCACACCGGCGAGTTCACCGTCCAGGCCCAGAAGTTGACCCTGCTCTCCAAATCCCTGCTGCCCCTGCCGGAAAAATACCACGGCCTGCAGAACGTGGACACCCGGTTCCGCAAACGCTACCTGGACCTGATCGCCAACCCCGAGGTCAAGGAGCTGTTCGTCAAAAGGACCAAATTCGTCAAATCCCTGCGGGATTTCCTTGACTCCAGGGGCTTCATGGAGGTGGAGACCCCGGTGATGGAGCTGGTTCCCGGCGGGGCCGATGCCCAGCCCTTCATCACCCACCACAACACTTTGGACCTGGACCTTTTCCTGCGGATCTCTCTGGAGCTGCACCTGAAGCGCCTGATCGTGGGCGGATACGAGAAGGTCTACGAGATCGGGCGGGTGTTCCGCAACGAGGGGATGAGTACCCAGCACCTGCAGGAGTTCACCTTAATGGAGTTCTACTGGGCCTACGTGGATTACCAGACGCTGATGGACTTCACCGAGGAGATGTACTGCCACATTGTCCAGGAGACCTTCGGGACGCTGGAGATAAAGTACCAGGACCAGATCCTGAATTTCAACCGTCCCTGGCCCCGCTACGACTACCGCCAGCTGCTGATAGACAAGGCCGGGATAGATCTGGACAAGTTCCCCACCGCCGAATCTTTGAAACCCGAGCTGGAGAAGCACGGCATCAAGCCCGATCCCAAGCTGGGCCGGGGCCGGCTGATAGACCAGCTCTACAAGAAGATGATCCGGCCCAACCTGGTCCAGCCCTGTTTCCTGATAGACCATCCTTTGGACATCTCGCCTTTGGCCAAGAAACACGCCGACCGGCCAAATTACACCCAGCGCTTCCAGCCCATCTTCGCCGGGGCCGAGATCGGCAACGCCTTCTCGGAGCTGAACGATCCGCTGGACCAGCGGGCCCGGTTCGATGAGCAGGCCAGGCTTCGGGAAAAGGGCGACGCCGAGGCCCAGATGTACGACGCCGACTTCGTGGAAGCTTTGGAGCACGGCATGCCGCCCTGCGGGGGTTTTGGGGTGGGCATCGACCGGTTTTTTGCCATCGTCAGCAACTCGGAGACGGTGCGCGAGGTGGTGTTCTTCCCGACCATGAAACCTGAATAACCAACTATTTACGATTTACAATTCGGAATTTCCAAATTGTGAATTGAAAATTGTGAATTGACAGATGTCCTACGAACTTTTCATAGCCAAAAGATATTTCAAGGCCAAACGGCGCACCGGGTTCATCTCG of bacterium contains these proteins:
- the lysS gene encoding lysine--tRNA ligase; translated protein: MSEHFEQVPERAERLHKLEELRKLGINPYPAKYQATHTAAQILKDAEQFIVSQETVDIAGRITAVRGHGKASFFQLSDPSGKIQCYAKLDIVGAEAYQAFKLYDIGDFVGVQGPVFKTHTGEFTVQAQKLTLLSKSLLPLPEKYHGLQNVDTRFRKRYLDLIANPEVKELFVKRTKFVKSLRDFLDSRGFMEVETPVMELVPGGADAQPFITHHNTLDLDLFLRISLELHLKRLIVGGYEKVYEIGRVFRNEGMSTQHLQEFTLMEFYWAYVDYQTLMDFTEEMYCHIVQETFGTLEIKYQDQILNFNRPWPRYDYRQLLIDKAGIDLDKFPTAESLKPELEKHGIKPDPKLGRGRLIDQLYKKMIRPNLVQPCFLIDHPLDISPLAKKHADRPNYTQRFQPIFAGAEIGNAFSELNDPLDQRARFDEQARLREKGDAEAQMYDADFVEALEHGMPPCGGFGVGIDRFFAIVSNSETVREVVFFPTMKPE